Proteins encoded in a region of the Ornithodoros turicata isolate Travis chromosome 3, ASM3712646v1, whole genome shotgun sequence genome:
- the LOC135389076 gene encoding uncharacterized protein C9orf85 homolog, with product MSVQLGNVKRSRPQKHQNERAFKNTLHDTSGQTKKIIALKIVNVCVRCKEKIEWKIKYKKYKPLTVPRKCVKCEGKTVKRAYHITCDNCVRELKICGKCGTKEDLVLQSDNEDESNSNC from the exons ATGAGCGTTCAGCTTGGAAACGTCAAGCGGAGTCGACCGCAGAAACACCAGAACGAAAGAGCTTTCAAGAACACGCTACATGACACGAGTGGGCAAACGAAGAAGATAATCGCGCTCAAAATAGTCAATGTCTGTGTTCGCTGTAAGGAGAAGATTGAATGGAAAATCAAGTACAAAAAGTACAAGCCACTTACGGTGCCTCGAAAATG CGTTAAATGCGAAGGAAAAACAGTGAAACGAGCATATCACATTACCTGCGATAACTGCGTGAGAGAGCTCAAAATCTGCGGCAAATGTGGGACTAAAGAAGACCTGGTTCTTCA ATCCGACAATGAAGATGAGTCCAATTCGAACTGCTAA
- the LOC135389075 gene encoding alpha/beta hydrolase domain-containing protein 17B-like: protein MPREMNGLSFSELCCLFCCPPFPARIAAKLAFLPPEPTYSFVPDETGTKFTLNLTERAEWQYSQRELEAIEVFYSRTSRGNRLACMFVRCSPNARFTVLFSHGNAIDLGQMSSFYLGLGSRINCNIFSYDYSGYGVSTGKPSEKNLYADIDAAWQALRTRYGISPENIILYGQSIGTVPTVDLASRYEVGAVILHSPLMSGMRVAFPNTKRTWFFDAFPSIDKIPKVSSPVLVIHGTEDEVIDFSHGLAIYERCPRAVEPLWVEGAGHNDVELYSQYLERLKQFVSVELTN, encoded by the exons atgCCGAGAGAAATGAACGGGCTCTCCTTCAGTGAACTATGTTGCCTGTTTTGTTGTCCCCCGTTCCCAGCGCGCATCGCCGCCAAATTGGCTTTCCTGCCACCGGAACCGACGTATTCTTTCGTCCCGGACGAAACTGGCACCAAGTTCACCCTGAACCTCACGGAGCGGGCCGAGTGGCAGTACTCGCAACGGGAGCTCGAAGCCATCGAGGTTTTCTACTCGCGGACCTCGAGGGGAAACCGACTTGCGTGTATGTTCGTCAGATGTTCACCCAATGCGCGGTTTACCGTGCTCTTCAGCCACGGCAACGCGATAGACTTGGGTCAGATGAGCAGCTTCTACCTAGGGCTCGGCTCGAGGATCAACTGCAACATCTTCAGTTACGATTACTCCGGCTACGGCGTGAGTACGGGCAAGCCCTCAGAAAAGAACCTGTACGCAGACATCGATGCAGCCTGGCaagccctgcgtacgcgataTGGAATCAGCCCAGAGAATATCATATTGTACGGACAGAGTATAGGCACTGTACCGACGGTTGATTTAGCCTCGAGGTACGAAGTTGGAGCTGTGATTCTACATTCCCCGCTTATGTCGGGGATGCGTGTGGCCTTTCCTAATACCAAGCGGACTTGGTTCTTTGATGCCTTTCCTAG TATCGACAAAATCCCCAAGGTGTCCTCCCCTGTGCTGGTCATACACGGCACAGAGGATGAGGTGATCGACTTCTCGCACGGATTGGCCATCTACGAGCGATGCCCGAGAGCCGTTGAGCCCTTGTGGGTTGAGGGAGCCGGACATAATGACGTGGAACTCTACAGCCAGTACCTGGAGCGTCTCAAGCAGTTTGTCTCGGTCGAACTCACAAACTGA